GCAAACGCCTCAACCTGCACGAAGGCGATATGCTGGAAGTACGGGAACAGGATGGATTGCTGGTGTTAGTTCCCCAAGCGGTGAGCCAACGTCCGGCTGTACAACCCCGCAGCCCCTTGTTGGCAATGATTGGGGCGAACAAGGGCAGCAACCTGTACAAATCCGCGCAGGATGCCGATAACTTTATCCGCAAGCTGAGGGATGAATGGAACTGAGCAGCATTGGCAAGGGTATTTTTTATCTGGATGCCAATGCGTTTATTTATGCGCTGGAAGCACACCCCGAATTTGTCGGGCAGGTAACAGCGTTGTTTGAAGTGATTGCA
The DNA window shown above is from Candidatus Thiothrix sulfatifontis and carries:
- a CDS encoding AbrB/MazE/SpoVT family DNA-binding domain-containing protein — protein: MTYVQVKHKYQVTIPAALRKRLNLHEGDMLEVREQDGLLVLVPQAVSQRPAVQPRSPLLAMIGANKGSNLYKSAQDADNFIRKLRDEWN